GCCCCGCTTGCCTAAACATTTTAACAACACAAACACCCTGAAGGTAAATCAGGCTTTTACACAATAGATCGACGAAACAAAATACAAGCAGCACGAATATACCCCTTGCAAAGGGGTATATTTCGGGTAATCTAGAGCTATCTGCTATTTTGAAGAATAACCCCAATAGCAAACAGACCGACCCCAATAGAAACAGCAGTCGCTATAGCAAATGAGATAAAAAAGCCCCAAAAAATGCGCTTTTTGGGTTTATAGAAAAGGTTTTTTGGTGTTTGCGACGCACACACAGCACGACTTGCACTCACAGGGGCGATAGCAAAGTTCTGAGTGTCACAGGTCTCCTGCATTTCTGAAGTATCTAAGACGCCCGTGTATCCACCAGTCTGTGATATGAGTTGCGGCAAACCAACCGTGTCCGTGTGAAACACATCACCTGTATCAGTGATCATTTCAGTCGGACCATTTGGGGCAGAAATAACCAGGGCAGAGGTGGCAACAATGGAGTGATTGCGTGCCTCAAACTCTCTGGATTCACCGGTAGTAGTTGGACTCTCGTGAAGAGAGGAACCTACTGCTGTACCAAACCGCCTGCTGCGGCGAGTATGCAACACTTTACCTTTATCAATACCAGTTCCAACCACTCCGGCTGCAACTGGCGCAGAAGGTTGAGGAATGATTTTAGAAGATACGTTATGCAACTCTAGGGAGTCTGTAAAGTGAACCTTAGTATGGTCCCCGCCACTCGGAATTACCTCGATGGGGGTTGTTTCAGTTTTTTTCTCGAGAGGCTCTTCAGAAGATGACCTATAAGACTCGAGTGCTCTCCGCATTTTTCTGCTCATAAAGCGCGGAAAATCCGGGCTGGAGGGGTCTGTTGTGTAACCATCTACTGATCTTTCCGAATGTTCTACGCGAAGTCGAGAGTCCGTCCCCTCGGTGAGAAACATATGCGAGGTGGGCAGGGGCGAGTCGTGCGTTACAGATGGCACATCAATCTGTTCACTGCGCGTGGAGCGTAAAATCTCTCTCAACTGACGCCTTGTGAGGTGCTTATTATCATCCATACAAGCTCCTATACAAACCGTGTTTTGCTATGTACTGGACGACCCCTTCAGGAACAAGGTACCAAATTGGCAATCCGGATCTGACCCTCTCACGACAATTAGAAGATGAAATCGCCATGGCGGGCACTTCTAGGAAGCTTATCCTGTCATTCGGAATATCCACAACTTCATGCCCCGGGCGGCTAACGGCTACAAAATGCGCAAGAGACCAAAGTGTATCAGCGTCTTTCCAGGAAAAAATCCTGGCGAGGGCATCTGTTCCGGTTATAAAGAATAGGTCTGATGATGGCAGTTGTTCACGTAACTCTCTCAAGGTATCAACTGTAAAAGTGGGTCCAGTTCTTTCTATATCAATCTTGCTAACAGAAAAACGTTGATTTGAGGCAGTAGCAATAACTGCCATTAGATAACGGTGCCAGGGGTCAGATACTTCCTTCTTATGTGGCGGACGACCGGTCGGGACGAATATTACCTCATCAAGACAAAACCTACTGGCCACTTCACTGGCAACAACAAGGTGACCGTGATGTATGGGATCAAACGTTCCACCCATAACACCTATCCGGGCTCCCCTATCAGTCTTTGGTGTGCTTGTCATAGAGACTCTCGTACCGCTTTACAGCGGAACACACCTGATCATACGTTTCTCTATATTGCTCATGCCTATTGCTTACATTCCGGTAAGACCACAGTACAGCACACGCAACAAAGGCAAGCAGCAAAAAAATCGCTGGTTCAACAAATGGAATGTGACCAACCCCGTGAGTGCTTCCAGCCGACAGTTTAAACACCCACATAGACGACACGGTTAGCACGATTCAATACTACATACCAAACAATCTAAAGATAACTTAGGTGGGTGCATGTTAATATATGGGAATCACACAGAGAGAGAAAATGATGTGTTGGCAACACTCGGATCCCATGTAAAGATTACGCCGCCGATTTCAACCTCATCACCACAAGTTGCACCGGCACGGACCAATGCATCTTCAATTCCCAGGCGATCTAGTCTTTCTGCAAGATAACTAATTGCTTCATCACTTGAAAAATCAGTTTGCAGAATCCACTTTTCCGGTTTCTTGCCGGTCACTCTATACACTCCATCCGTTCTATCTAAGGAAAATTCAGGGGTATTTTTTGCAGGGATCAATATGGTCTGTGATGTCGGTTGCACTTGTGAGGGGTATTCCTGACATATTTCGCCAAGTCTCAGAGTAAACTGTCGCAACCCTGAACGGGTTACGGCGGAAATTGCATACACATCTGTGACCAATTTCTTGAAAACTGATTGCAGATAAAGCAAAGTATCCTGCTCCTCCTTAGTCTGCAAGACATCAATTTTATTGAGAACAATAACTTTAGGCCTTTTGTTCAGAGGAATCGCGTTCTCTGCAACTTTGTATTCTGACAACTCTTTTTCTATTAAATTAAAACCTGATATGGGATCTTGCTGTGTATTTGCGCAATCTATTACATGGACCACAACGCTACACCGCTCAATATGTCTGAGAAAATTTAAGCCTAGACCAATACCCTTACTGGCGCCTTCAACGAGGCCTGGGACATCAGCAACCGTGTATCTGTACGGGCCAGATTGCACAACACCGAGATTGGGATGGAGGGTTGTAAACGGATAATCCGCAATTTTTGGTTTTGCAGATGAGATTGCACTGATTATGCTTGATTTTCCAACCGAAGGAAAACCAACAAGTGCAACATCTGCAATAGATTTGACCTCAAGCCTGAGCTTGCGCTTCTGGCCGGGCAAGCCCAACAGGGCAAACCTTGGGGTTTTGCGCCTATAACCTGCAAGAGCGGCATTTCCAAGGCCACCAGTGCCCCCACGAACGACCTGCAGGCAACTGCCAGGCGATACAAGATCAGCTATTTGCCTACCGCCTTCATCATAAACAGATGTGCCGCAGGGGACAGAGACTTCTAAGTCCTTACCGCGAGCACCATTACGCAGTCTACTCAGGCCATGTGCCCCATTACTGGCAGAGTAATGGCCCTTGCGGCGAAAGGAAATAAGAGTACGTTCAGAAGTATCAGCCTTTAAAAAAATGCTACCCCCGTGACCTCCACTCCCACCGTCAGGGCCAGCAAGAGGCTTATACTTTTCGCGCCTCACAGAGGCGCAGCCATTACCACCGCGCCCAGCAGAAAATTCTACAGTTACACAATCGACAAACTCAGGGAGAGTGATCCCCGACACTACGTGTCTACGCTAACAGCCCTGCGCTTTCCAGATCTGCCGAACCTGACCCGGCCAGAAGCGAGAGCAAAAAGGGTATCATCATCCCCGCGGCGCACATTAGTGCCAGGATGAAAGCGCGTACCGCGCTGACGAACAAGTATCTCACCAGCGGACACAACTTGACCCGCAAAGCGCTTAACGCCAAGACGCTTCGCGTTGGAGTCACGGCCATTCCGACTGGAACTGGCACCTTTTTTATGAGCCACGCAACCTACCTAAAACGATAATAAATTCGCACCGAGCAAACTAATCGCCACGCTCTATAGAGGTCACGCTAAAAACGTAAACCCCCTGGCGATGGCCCTGACGCTTATGATACCCTGTTTTGTTCTTAAATTTATGAATGCGCACTTTTGGGCCACGAAGTTTACGCAAAAACTTCGCAGACACCCGCGCGAGCCGAAGTTTATCCGGATCTGAAACCACTTCCGCACCATCAACCAGGAGCAGAACCGGGAAGTGGACAAAACCCCCAGAATCAACATTGGTTGGGTCAATGCTAATAACTGAGCCAACCTCAACCAAGCGCTGAAAGCCCGAAGCCTTCACAACAGCAAACACAAAGCCCCCTGCAAAGCAAAGCAGAAACGACACAAGATTCTACACGAAAAAACAACAAGGCAACAATTCCCAAAGACACGATAGGCCATAAAACACCCGTATAAGGCACGCAGAAAATTTAATCTAAGACGCCCTCGGGTCGCCACTAGCGTCAATAGTCGATGTAACAAGCCTACGACGACGATTACCTACCGAAATGGAGACCTGACTGTCTGGCGTAAGGGCGCCGCGTGAAGACAGGGTGTCACTGCGTGCATCAGAATAACCCGCTGTGTCTTGCATTGCAGAAATAATTCTCACCGCAGCATCAGAAGCCTCCTTGTTGACCTGCCTTAGTCTATGCTTTTTCCGCGCACGTGGCTTATTGGGTACTGGATTTATGACCCTACCACGGCCGGAGCAGCGATCACACAACTCACTGACAGGCTCTAAGGCAACACCGAGTTTTTTGCGGGTCATTTGAACAAGACCCAAACTCGTTATCTCGGCAACTTTGTGACGAGATCTATCAAGAGATAAGGCCTCCAATAGCCTGTTATAAACAAGATCGCGATTCTCTTGTAAAAGCATGTCAATAAAGTCAATAACAACTATTCCACCGAGGTCCCTGAGTCTAATCTGTCGCACTATTTCGTCAACCGCTTCTAGATTGTTGTCGGTAACGGTTTGCTCTAGGCTGCTACTCGTTCCGACAAATTTACCGGTGTTAACGTCTATAACGGTCATTGCCTCGGTATGATCAACCACGAGGGACCCACCAGATGGAAGAAGCACCTTTCTGTTCAACGATCTATCTATTTGCTCCGTTATGCGATATGCATCAAACAAGTCTTCTTCGGAACTTTTACTTACTTTACCCAGCATTTCCGGTGATACGTCTTGTAAATAGGAATTTACCCGCTCATAGAGTTCAGCACCTTCAACAATTAATTCTTTAAAGTCGTTATTGAACGTATCTCTAAGCAGCCTGATTAGGAGATCGGGCTCTGAATAGATTATTGAAGGGGCAGTGGCGTTTTCTGACTTTTCCTTTATAGCCCTGTAGGCTTCGCATAGCATCTTTGCATCATTACCAAGCTGTTCACTTGTTGCGCCAACGGCTGCTGTGCGTATTATGAGACTTGAGACATCTTCCACAGCTGCCTTCAGAGATTTCTGAAGGCGCGCGCGCTCGGATGGTGCAATACGACGACTTACACCGCCCGAACCCGGGGCATAAACCAAGTAACGACCCGCGAGAGATAGTTGTCCAGTAACCCTTGGGCCCTTGTTAGCAACCGCATCCTTCGTTACTTGAACAAGGACCGAGGAGCCTTCTCTAACGGTATTTTCGATACTCTGAGCCTTAACGCCCTCCCAAACAGCTTCGCCAGAATACAAAACGGCATTACGGCCACAGCCGATATCAACAAAAGCAGCTTCCATTCCGGGCAAGACATTCTGCACTCTGCCCATATATATATTCCCTACAAGAGAACTTGAAGCACCACGAGCCATGTAGTACTCAACAAGGATGCCCTCCTCTAGGATGCCAACTTGCACATCTGAGGCGCCAGAGCCGCGAACCAACATAACACGCTGCGTGTTACGCCGTAAAATTCCTGTTTCAGCGGGGGAAGTTCTCGACGCCCTACGTTTTGATTGACGGAGAGGCGTGATATCGCTCCGTTTTTTTTGCGAGACAATACGCGCTGAAAAGTCAGGAGCTTGAAACACAACTTTATAACCGCTGGCTCGCTTCGATCCCGTATCAACCATGCATCTACCAAACACAATCCGAGGCCAG
The sequence above is a segment of the Tropheryma whipplei str. Twist genome. Coding sequences within it:
- the nadD gene encoding nicotinate-nucleotide adenylyltransferase, which translates into the protein MTSTPKTDRGARIGVMGGTFDPIHHGHLVVASEVASRFCLDEVIFVPTGRPPHKKEVSDPWHRYLMAVIATASNQRFSVSKIDIERTGPTFTVDTLRELREQLPSSDLFFITGTDALARIFSWKDADTLWSLAHFVAVSRPGHEVVDIPNDRISFLEVPAMAISSSNCRERVRSGLPIWYLVPEGVVQYIAKHGLYRSLYG
- the obgE gene encoding GTPase ObgE, which encodes MSGITLPEFVDCVTVEFSAGRGGNGCASVRREKYKPLAGPDGGSGGHGGSIFLKADTSERTLISFRRKGHYSASNGAHGLSRLRNGARGKDLEVSVPCGTSVYDEGGRQIADLVSPGSCLQVVRGGTGGLGNAALAGYRRKTPRFALLGLPGQKRKLRLEVKSIADVALVGFPSVGKSSIISAISSAKPKIADYPFTTLHPNLGVVQSGPYRYTVADVPGLVEGASKGIGLGLNFLRHIERCSVVVHVIDCANTQQDPISGFNLIEKELSEYKVAENAIPLNKRPKVIVLNKIDVLQTKEEQDTLLYLQSVFKKLVTDVYAISAVTRSGLRQFTLRLGEICQEYPSQVQPTSQTILIPAKNTPEFSLDRTDGVYRVTGKKPEKWILQTDFSSDEAISYLAERLDRLGIEDALVRAGATCGDEVEIGGVIFTWDPSVANTSFSLSV
- the rpmA gene encoding 50S ribosomal protein L27, which translates into the protein MAHKKGASSSRNGRDSNAKRLGVKRFAGQVVSAGEILVRQRGTRFHPGTNVRRGDDDTLFALASGRVRFGRSGKRRAVSVDT
- the rplU gene encoding 50S ribosomal protein L21, with translation MFAVVKASGFQRLVEVGSVISIDPTNVDSGGFVHFPVLLLVDGAEVVSDPDKLRLARVSAKFLRKLRGPKVRIHKFKNKTGYHKRQGHRQGVYVFSVTSIERGD
- a CDS encoding Rne/Rng family ribonuclease, translating into MFGRCMVDTGSKRASGYKVVFQAPDFSARIVSQKKRSDITPLRQSKRRASRTSPAETGILRRNTQRVMLVRGSGASDVQVGILEEGILVEYYMARGASSSLVGNIYMGRVQNVLPGMEAAFVDIGCGRNAVLYSGEAVWEGVKAQSIENTVREGSSVLVQVTKDAVANKGPRVTGQLSLAGRYLVYAPGSGGVSRRIAPSERARLQKSLKAAVEDVSSLIIRTAAVGATSEQLGNDAKMLCEAYRAIKEKSENATAPSIIYSEPDLLIRLLRDTFNNDFKELIVEGAELYERVNSYLQDVSPEMLGKVSKSSEEDLFDAYRITEQIDRSLNRKVLLPSGGSLVVDHTEAMTVIDVNTGKFVGTSSSLEQTVTDNNLEAVDEIVRQIRLRDLGGIVVIDFIDMLLQENRDLVYNRLLEALSLDRSRHKVAEITSLGLVQMTRKKLGVALEPVSELCDRCSGRGRVINPVPNKPRARKKHRLRQVNKEASDAAVRIISAMQDTAGYSDARSDTLSSRGALTPDSQVSISVGNRRRRLVTSTIDASGDPRAS